A single region of the Gaiellales bacterium genome encodes:
- a CDS encoding GTP-binding protein — translation MPLTVGTAGHIDHGKTTLVEALTGKNTDRLPQERERGISIDLGYAPLELPDGRQLSVVDVPGHERFVRTMVAGASGIDLFLLVIDANEGARPQTHEHLAILRLLGIERGVIALTKVDAADEDTVELARGEASELVPGAAVVAVSARTGIGLDELRAALAAAARRSSTSPATSGSCGRWSRARPASTRSCS, via the coding sequence ATGCCGCTGACGGTCGGGACCGCCGGGCACATCGATCACGGCAAGACGACGCTCGTGGAGGCGCTCACCGGCAAGAACACGGACCGCCTGCCGCAGGAACGCGAGCGCGGCATCTCGATCGACCTCGGATACGCCCCGCTCGAGCTTCCCGACGGCCGGCAGCTCTCCGTCGTCGACGTGCCGGGCCACGAACGGTTCGTGCGCACGATGGTCGCGGGTGCAAGCGGGATCGATCTCTTCCTTCTCGTGATCGACGCGAACGAAGGAGCACGGCCGCAGACCCACGAGCACCTGGCGATCCTGCGGTTGCTCGGGATCGAGCGCGGCGTCATCGCGCTGACGAAGGTCGACGCGGCGGATGAGGATACCGTCGAGCTCGCGCGCGGCGAGGCCTCCGAGCTCGTCCCCGGCGCGGCAGTCGTCGCCGTGAGCGCGCGAACCGGGATCGGGCTCGACGAGCTTCGCGCCGCACTCGCGGCCGCCGCGCGTCGGTCGTCGACGTCCCCGGCCACGAGCGGTTCGTGCGGACGATGGTCGCGGGCGCGACCGGCATCGACGCGTTCCTGCTCGTGA